Genomic window (Arcobacter aquimarinus):
TACCTCTTCAACATCAAGTATATTAAGTGTACAACCAGCAGCATTAAAATGCCCACCTCCACCAAAATAACCTGCTATTGAAGACACATCAATTTTACCTTTTGAACGTAAAGATACTCTTGATGTTCCATTTACAACTCTTACAAAAAATGCAATTCTAACAACAGCAATACTCATAACCATATCTAAAGCATCTTCACAATCTCTACTATGAGCTCCTGTTTGCTTAAACCACTCTTCTTTTGCAAATATTGTTGCTACCTCTCCTTCTTTATATAGTTCTAAACTATCTAAAACTTTGGGTATTATTCTATATTTTGCCAATGAATCTCTTCTTAAAAGCTTATTTGCAATATCAGAAGGACTCGCTCCACACTCAACTAAAAAATTGATTTTTTCAAAAGTGATTTCATCACATCGACTCAATGAAAAAGCCAAAGTATCATCATAAATACCAACATAAAGTGCAGTAGCTGAATTTTTTGTTATGTATAAACCATTATGTTTAAAAAACTCAAATACCAACTCAGCAGTTGAACTTTTCATAGGATCAACTATATTAACTGTACCAAAACCTTCATTTGATTGATGATGATCAAAATTTATAAGTGGAATTGAAGGATCAAGTTCAAATCCTAACCTTTTATAAGTTCCACAATCCACACTAATTGCCAAATCAAAAAAAGCAGGTAACTGATCCGTTATCTTATCAAATCTTGGAATAAAATCTAAATTTTGTGGTAAATCACTACTTATATTAAAAACTTTATGTTTTATTCTATTTTCATAAAATAAATTGGATAAAGCTAATGCAGAACCAATTGAATCAGGATCGGGATTTACATGAGTGATGATTAGTATATATCTACTCTTTTCTATAAGTTGTAAAGCTTTTGTATACTCAGCCATATCAACTTTATTGTTTGTAATAAAATCTTTTTTCATCCCTCTTCCCTCTAGGAACTTGAAAATTTATTTCAAGCCTAATATTTACAAATCTTGATTTTCAAGACTTGTACACTAAATCTATCAAAAACTTACTAACCAAAAGTTAATCAATCTTTTTTAATCAAATTTCATAGAAAAATCAAGCCATGTTGCTTGATGAATTATACTTCCACTGCTAATAGCATCAACACCAGTCATAGCATACTCTCTTATAGTTTCAAAATTTATATTTCCACTAGCTTCGAGTAAAATATGTGGATATTCTTTATTTCTAAATGTTACTACTTCTCTTATTTGCTCAGGTGTCATATTATCACACATAATAATATCACCACCTGCTGCCATAGCTTCCTTTACTTGCTCAAAAGTTTCACACTCTATCTCTATTTTTGTAACCCAAGAAATTCTTTTTCTAGCTTTTTTTACAAATTCTGCAAGATTGTCTATAGTTCTTAAATGAGTATCTTTTAACATCAAACAATCATCAAGTCCAAGTCTATGATTTATAGCTCCACCCACTCTACTTGCATATTTTTCAAAATCTCTTAATTGTGGTCTTGTTTTTCTCGTATCAAGTAAGACAACTCCCGTATCTTCAATCATTTTTGCATATTTATTTGCTTGAGTTGCTATTCCACTTGCATGTTGTAACATATTTAGAAATGTTCTCTCACTTGATAATAAAATAGAAGCTTTTCCTTCTAGTTCTGCTATAACGTCACCTTTTCTTAAGACATCACCATCATTCTTCAAAAATTTACAATCAAATTTTTCTGTTCTTGCAAGAACTCTTGCATATTGAATACCTGCTAAGATACCATCTGATTTACATATAACTCTTGCAGTAAACCTTCCTTTTGGAGCAACATCGAAGAATAAATCTCCTCTTCCATTATCTTCAATAATGGCATTTTTTACAAATTTTTTGATATTTATCATACTTCAAACATCCTTTCTAATGCTACTTTCGCCCACTTAGCAGTATCTTCTGATACAAAAATCTCATTCTCTTTTGAAATATTATCATCTTTTATAGATTTCAAAGTTTTATAAACATCTTCTAGTGTTGTTTCATTCATAGTTGGACACTCAGGTTTTGTAGAACTTAAAATATATGTATTTTTCGTTCTTAATCTATTTACCATATTAAATTCTGTTCCAACAGCTACTTTTTGTTTTTCATCCAAACCTTTTATATATGTTATTAATTGTGAAGTTGAACCAACAAAATCAGCAGCATCACAAACACTAGGGTCACACTCAGGATGAACAGCAATTAAAATATCAGGAAATTTATTTCTATAAAACTCCACATCTTCTACAGAAAATTGTTGATGAACTGAACAAAAACCGTTATAACAGATAATATCAGCTTCTTTTAAATCACTTCCATCACCAACAACAGCAGATTTTAGTTTTAATGATTTTGCAAAGTTTTGCCCCAAACATCTATCAGGTACAAAAAATATTTTTTTACCTGAATGTAAACCTTTTTCTATGATTTTATAAGCATTTGAAGATGTACAAACCATACCGCCCATCTCCCCAACTTTTGCTTTTACTGCTGCACTTGAGTTTATATATGTAATTGGTAAGATATTTTCATTTGGAATACCTGCTTCATTTATCTTTTTTAGATTTTGCTCATAATATCCCTCATCAATCATCCTTGCCATTGCACAACAAGCGATTTTTGGCATCAAAACTCTTTTTTGTGGACTCATAACTTTTACGCTTTCACCCATAAACCCAACTCCACAAAAAACAACAAATTTTGAATCAGTCAACATCACTTTTTTTGCTAATTCCAATGAATCCCCAGTAATATCAGCTAACTCAAAAACTTCATCTCTTTGATAAAAGTGTGCTACTAAAGTAACATCTAACTCTTCTTTTAGTTTTAATATTTCTTCTTTTAAATTCAAATATAAACCTTCGTATTTTTATTAAATGTGAATATAACAAAATTTTAGTTATAATCTCATTTAATTCAATAACATAAGGTTCTAAAATAGAACCATTATAAAAGGTAATAAATGGATTTTTTCTCAAATACAAATGTTTTATTTTTTATTGCAGCTTACCTAGTAGGCTCTATTCCTTTTGGTTCAATCCTAGCAAAAACTTTTGCAGGTGTTGATATAAAAACACAAGGAAGCAAAAGTATTGGAGCTACAAATGTTTTAAGAGTAGTAAAAGAAACAAACCCAAAACTGGCAAAAAAACTAGGAATTGCTACAGTTTTACTAGATGCTTTAAAAGGAACAGTTGTATTACTTGCAGGTTTATATTATGGAGTTAGTGATTCTACACTTTGGGCTATTGCTGTACTTGCTGTTTTAGGACATTGTTACTCTGTATATTTAGGTCTTGAAGGTGGAAAAGGTGTTGCTACAGGACTTGGTGTTTACATAGTTCTTATTCCAATTCCCACATTAATAGGTGCTGTTGTTTGGATAGTTTGCGCGAAAGTTTTAAAAATCTCATCTTTATCTTCACTTTTAGGACTTTTAGCTGTGATTGTTAGTGCAACATTTTTAAATGATGGCTTAAATATAGGCTCAAATGTTCCTATGTATCTAATAGCATTTATCATCTTTTACAAACATATTCCAAATATAGTAAGAATTATAAAAGGTGAGGAGAAGAAAGTTATATGAAGATAGAAATATCAAATCTAACTTTTAAATGTATTATTGGAATACTAGATTTTGAAAGAATAAAAAAACAAAAAGTTGTGATTGATTTATCTTTTGAGTATGAATTCTCAAAAGATATCTTTATAAACTATGCAGATGTAGCTAATCTAGTAGAAAAAACTATGAAAAAAGAGAAGTTTTTACTTCTTGAAGATGCTATCTTATACTTAGAAAGACTTCTAAATAAAACATACACTATAACAAACCTAAAAATCAAAATCTCAAAACCAAATATCTTAAAAAACTGTGTAGTAAGTCTGCAAAACTAAAATAATAATCTATATGTTAATTTTAGCTTTATTAAATAGAAGACAAAAAAAGTCTCAAATTCCCCTAATAATAGCATTTAAACAGCATTAATAGTTGGTTAATTAAAAGTTAACTTAAATTAACAGTTAATTAACACTGAAAATAACATTTTAAGAAAACTTTAAAATTTAGTGCTGTAGAATGGTCGCAACGGTATGTCGGAAAAGGTTTAAAACCTAGGTTTTAGATGAGTTCGCGCGCTCCGATAGACTGAATAAAGATTTCGAAATTTTAGGAGAACAAATGAAAAAAATCGCAAAATTAAGTTTAGTTGCAGCTGTTGCAGTTGCTGGTTTATCAACTGCTAATGCTCAACCATTAGAAGAAGCAATCAAAAATGTAGAAGTATCAGGATCTGTTGTTTACAGATATAATGACTACAATAGAGATACTGTTAATACTCAAGCAGGTCAAAATTCTGATACAAACAATAACTATAAAGTTGCTTTAAATCTTTCTTCAAAAGTAAATGAAGATCTAAAATTTAACTCAAGATTTATCATTGGTGGAGCAGATTCAGGTTTCGCAGGATTAAATACACAAACTGGAAGTGATTCAAATGTTGATGTAACTTTATCTCATGCATATTTTGGATATACAGGTTTAGCAAATACTACTGTTAATGTTGGTAAACAAGGTTTAACAACTCCATGGACTGTAGCTATTGATTCAGATGGTGCAGAGCAAACTGGAACTGGTATCTTAGCACTTACAACAGTAGGACCTGTAACTTTAGCAGCAGCTTATTTTAACCAAACAAATTTAGATAATTCAGGTGATTATACTGGAACTTTAAATGCA
Coding sequences:
- a CDS encoding DHH family phosphoesterase, with amino-acid sequence MKKDFITNNKVDMAEYTKALQLIEKSRYILIITHVNPDPDSIGSALALSNLFYENRIKHKVFNISSDLPQNLDFIPRFDKITDQLPAFFDLAISVDCGTYKRLGFELDPSIPLINFDHHQSNEGFGTVNIVDPMKSSTAELVFEFFKHNGLYITKNSATALYVGIYDDTLAFSLSRCDEITFEKINFLVECGASPSDIANKLLRRDSLAKYRIIPKVLDSLELYKEGEVATIFAKEEWFKQTGAHSRDCEDALDMVMSIAVVRIAFFVRVVNGTSRVSLRSKGKIDVSSIAGYFGGGGHFNAAGCTLNILDVEEVKKIVLKEVLEVYK
- the nadA gene encoding quinolinate synthase NadA — protein: MNLKEEILKLKEELDVTLVAHFYQRDEVFELADITGDSLELAKKVMLTDSKFVVFCGVGFMGESVKVMSPQKRVLMPKIACCAMARMIDEGYYEQNLKKINEAGIPNENILPITYINSSAAVKAKVGEMGGMVCTSSNAYKIIEKGLHSGKKIFFVPDRCLGQNFAKSLKLKSAVVGDGSDLKEADIICYNGFCSVHQQFSVEDVEFYRNKFPDILIAVHPECDPSVCDAADFVGSTSQLITYIKGLDEKQKVAVGTEFNMVNRLRTKNTYILSSTKPECPTMNETTLEDVYKTLKSIKDDNISKENEIFVSEDTAKWAKVALERMFEV
- a CDS encoding dihydroneopterin aldolase; this encodes MKIEISNLTFKCIIGILDFERIKKQKVVIDLSFEYEFSKDIFINYADVANLVEKTMKKEKFLLLEDAILYLERLLNKTYTITNLKIKISKPNILKNCVVSLQN
- the plsY gene encoding glycerol-3-phosphate 1-O-acyltransferase PlsY — translated: MDFFSNTNVLFFIAAYLVGSIPFGSILAKTFAGVDIKTQGSKSIGATNVLRVVKETNPKLAKKLGIATVLLDALKGTVVLLAGLYYGVSDSTLWAIAVLAVLGHCYSVYLGLEGGKGVATGLGVYIVLIPIPTLIGAVVWIVCAKVLKISSLSSLLGLLAVIVSATFLNDGLNIGSNVPMYLIAFIIFYKHIPNIVRIIKGEEKKVI
- the nadC gene encoding carboxylating nicotinate-nucleotide diphosphorylase, producing the protein MINIKKFVKNAIIEDNGRGDLFFDVAPKGRFTARVICKSDGILAGIQYARVLARTEKFDCKFLKNDGDVLRKGDVIAELEGKASILLSSERTFLNMLQHASGIATQANKYAKMIEDTGVVLLDTRKTRPQLRDFEKYASRVGGAINHRLGLDDCLMLKDTHLRTIDNLAEFVKKARKRISWVTKIEIECETFEQVKEAMAAGGDIIMCDNMTPEQIREVVTFRNKEYPHILLEASGNINFETIREYAMTGVDAISSGSIIHQATWLDFSMKFD